One Candidatus Niyogibacteria bacterium genomic region harbors:
- a CDS encoding methylmalonyl Co-A mutase-associated GTPase MeaB → MSVNVADPKRLTRLLSCAADGRNFPPEFQSRGPAHVVGVTGAAAAGKSTLTNQIIKALRSDNKSVVVLAIDPSDPESGGAFLGDRIRMRAHYLDEGVFIRSLSSRGSKDSSVPHLLNLVNVASHFAEIVLVESPGAGQMDLGIKDAADTFIFLPDIRADIVNLMKSGIHEHAHIMVLNLRGKADEEKRFSAMLNGLLREIKGWTQLVFGANALTGEGVEAVVRDGIYKHRDFLFRTS, encoded by the coding sequence ATGAGCGTTAACGTGGCTGACCCCAAGCGACTGACGCGTCTTTTAAGTTGCGCTGCCGACGGCAGAAATTTTCCGCCGGAATTTCAATCGCGCGGCCCGGCGCACGTAGTCGGCGTAACCGGCGCGGCCGCTGCCGGAAAAAGCACTTTGACTAACCAAATTATAAAAGCATTAAGGAGCGATAATAAATCCGTTGTGGTGCTTGCGATTGACCCGAGCGACCCGGAAAGCGGCGGAGCGTTTCTTGGCGACAGAATAAGAATGCGCGCTCACTATTTGGATGAGGGAGTTTTCATTCGTTCCCTGAGTTCCAGGGGCTCAAAAGATTCAAGCGTTCCGCATTTGTTGAATTTGGTGAACGTCGCTTCTCATTTTGCTGAAATCGTTTTAGTCGAAAGTCCCGGCGCCGGACAAATGGATTTGGGAATTAAAGACGCGGCGGATACTTTCATCTTTTTACCGGATATCAGGGCCGATATCGTCAACCTTATGAAATCCGGCATACACGAACACGCTCACATCATGGTTTTGAATTTAAGAGGCAAAGCAGACGAAGAAAAAAGGTTTTCCGCGATGCTTAACGGATTGCTGCGCGAAATTAAAGGATGGACGCAGTTGGTCTTTGGGGCTAACGCTTTGACGGGCGAGGGCGTTGAAGCCGTTGTCCGCGACGGTATCTATAAGCACCGTGATTTTTTGTTCCGAACATCTTAG